The following proteins come from a genomic window of bacterium:
- a CDS encoding rubrerythrin family protein: MALKGTRTHENLKHAFAAESQANRRYLYFARRADIEGYPDIGGLFRDTSEAETGHAFGHLDYLKEVGDPVTGVQIGNTRQNLQSAVEGETYEYTEMYPGFARTAREDGFDEIADWFETLARAEKSHAGRFSQGLGSIQEL; this comes from the coding sequence ATGGCATTAAAAGGAACACGAACCCATGAGAATTTGAAACACGCTTTTGCGGCGGAATCTCAGGCCAATCGCCGCTATTTATATTTCGCGCGTCGCGCAGATATTGAGGGCTATCCTGACATCGGTGGATTATTCAGAGATACATCTGAGGCGGAGACCGGACATGCCTTTGGCCATCTTGATTATTTGAAGGAGGTGGGCGATCCGGTAACCGGAGTCCAAATAGGGAACACGCGGCAGAATCTTCAATCGGCGGTAGAAGGTGAAACGTACGAATATACGGAGATGTATCCCGGCTTCGCGCGAACGGCTCGTGAAGACGGTTTTGACGAAATCGCCGACTGGTTTGAGACACTTGCCCGCGCCGAAAAATCGCACGCTGGACGATTTTCGCAAGGTCTTGGCAGCATCCAGGAATTATAA
- a CDS encoding transcriptional repressor, with translation MSRQKKLIYDIVASTMGHPTADWVYDQARVQMPRISLGTVYRNLKQLTAEGLLLEITTARGAARYDANLSRHSHLRCVQCNRLEDVPQSDIHFAHKSQMRRYKILEYRVEFLGVCPTCRGNQN, from the coding sequence ATGAGCAGGCAAAAGAAACTCATCTATGACATCGTGGCTTCTACGATGGGCCATCCGACGGCGGATTGGGTGTATGATCAGGCGCGTGTTCAGATGCCGCGCATCAGTCTGGGAACGGTTTATCGCAATCTAAAACAGCTCACCGCGGAAGGACTGCTTTTGGAGATCACGACTGCCAGAGGCGCGGCGCGTTACGATGCAAATCTTTCGCGGCACTCTCATCTGCGGTGCGTGCAATGCAACCGTCTGGAGGATGTCCCTCAGAGCGACATTCATTTCGCGCACAAATCACAGATGCGCCGTTACAAGATTCTGGAATATCGGGTTGAGTTTCTCGGGGTCTGTCCCACATGTCGTGGAAATCAGAACTAA
- a CDS encoding chromate resistance protein, with the protein MKWLFLVHQIHTPNSRERVKVWRAIKKIGAVLYRNSVYVLPYGKERLEDFQWVCQQINDSQGEASIFTSNAESEKEDFVIETLFHKARGEDYAALIASGARLLSRINSSKKRKGWTDSKRFAFQKEALQLREQFEETRKIDFFSNPVSRKAHQILNDISARLISSEEKMTTASAKNYSRKEFQGKTWTTRENIHIDRLCTAWLIQRFIDPSAKFVFGPENSLPADAIPFDVFGAEFGHHGEDCTFETMVKAFGIRDAAIAEISEIIHDVDLKDHKFGRSEANGINLVIRSLSDSMKDDHRVLEIGSSILDGLYQSFSKQSRKAKS; encoded by the coding sequence ATGAAATGGTTGTTTCTGGTTCACCAGATCCACACACCCAATTCGAGGGAGCGCGTGAAGGTATGGAGAGCAATCAAGAAGATCGGTGCGGTGCTTTACCGGAATTCCGTATATGTCCTGCCGTACGGCAAGGAACGTCTCGAAGACTTCCAGTGGGTCTGCCAGCAAATTAATGACTCCCAGGGAGAAGCTTCCATCTTTACCTCAAACGCCGAATCGGAAAAGGAGGACTTTGTGATCGAAACTCTCTTTCACAAAGCGAGAGGTGAGGATTATGCGGCTCTTATCGCATCCGGAGCGCGATTACTCAGCCGGATCAATTCGAGCAAGAAGCGGAAGGGGTGGACCGATTCAAAACGATTCGCTTTTCAGAAAGAAGCATTGCAACTGCGGGAACAATTTGAAGAGACTCGCAAAATCGATTTTTTTTCAAACCCCGTATCCAGAAAAGCGCACCAAATTTTGAACGACATTTCTGCGCGACTCATATCTTCGGAGGAAAAAATGACGACTGCATCCGCAAAAAACTATTCACGAAAAGAATTTCAAGGAAAAACCTGGACGACCCGCGAAAACATACACATCGACCGCCTCTGCACAGCCTGGCTGATTCAACGCTTCATCGATCCTTCTGCAAAATTCGTTTTTGGACCGGAGAACTCGTTGCCTGCTGATGCCATTCCTTTTGATGTTTTCGGGGCCGAATTCGGTCATCATGGAGAGGATTGCACTTTCGAGACCATGGTAAAAGCATTTGGTATACGCGACGCCGCGATCGCAGAAATCTCAGAGATCATTCACGACGTCGATCTGAAGGATCATAAGTTCGGAAGGAGTGAAGCGAACGGAATCAATCTGGTAATCCGTTCTCTTTCCGACTCCATGAAAGATGATCACCGTGTGCTGGAAATAGGGTCATCCATTCTGGACGGCCTCTATCAGTCCTTTTCCAAACAGAGCCGGAAGGCAAAGTCTTAA